A region of the Planctomycetota bacterium genome:
CGAGATCGCCGACGTCTACGGATCGGTCTCGCTTTCGATTCTCGCGAAGGACCTGGATCGGGGCCTGGAGATCCTTTTCGACATCCTGCGCCGCCCGGCCTTCCGGGCGGACAAGCTCCAGGTGCTCAAAGCCCAGGCGCTCGACGCCCTGCGGGCCCGGAACGACTCGACGGCCGCCATCGAAACGCGGGAGTTGAACCTCCTCGTCTACGGCCCGGAGCATCCGATCAACCGGCTGGAGACGAAGGCGTCGATCGAGGCGATCACGCGCGAGGACGTGGCGGCGTTCCACCGCCAGCTGGCGCATCCTTCCCGCTTCGTGGTGGCGGCGGCCGGAGCGTTCCGGAAGGACGCCTTCGCCGCCGCGTTCGCGCGGGCGACGCGCGACTGGCCCTGGGAGGCCGCGCCTCTTTCCTCCGTGCCGCCCCCGGCTCATGCGCCGACGCCGGGCGTCTATCGCTTCCACAAGGAGGGACGCCACATCACCCAGGGACGGGTGACGGCCGCCCACCTCGGGGTGGACGTGCATCATCCGGATGTTCAGGCCATCCGGGTGATGAGCTACATCCTGGGCGCCGGCGGTTTCAGCTCGCGCCTCATGCAGCGCGTCCGCACTCAGGAAGGGCTCGCCTACGACGTGGGGTCCGACTTCCGCCCCGGCTTCACGTACCCCCTGCCCTTCCGAATCTCGTTTCAGTCGAAGAACGAATCGGTCGCCGTGGCGGCCAAGCTCTGCCTGGCGGAAGTCACCCGACTGCGCGAGGAAGGCGTCTCCGAGAAGGAGCTGGCGGACGCGGTCCGGTTCTACCTGGACGCCTTCCCGGGACTGTTTTTCGCCACCCGCTTCAGGACCGTCACGACCTACGCGCAGGCGGAGCTCCTGAAATTCCCGAAGGACTACTACGCCACGTACCGCGAGAAGATCGCGCGACTCACGACCGAAGACGTCCGCCGCGCCGCCCGCGAGCACCTCCGCCCGGAACGTTTCGTGTGGGTCGTCGTAGGGAATGTTCCGGCCATCGAGCGGGGGGATCCTTCGCGGCCGGCCGCGCTGTCGGACCTGGGGCCGGTCTTCGACGTGCCCCTTCCGGATCCCCTCACCCTGGAGCGACCGAAATGAAAGGCGAGCCTTCCCCGGGCAAGCTCTCGGGCGTCACCGGCCGGAGCGTCTCCGGCGACTACCACAAGGGCATGGACGCAGGGGCCCTGGCCCTGTCCATCGCCAACCACCTCAAGTACACCCTGGCCAAGGATCCCGAAGCGGCCACGCTCTACGACCAGTACTGGAGCACCGCCTGCGCCATCCGGGACCGGCTCGTGGACCGCTGGCTGGCCACCCAGCGCACGTACGCCCGGCGGGACACCAAGCGCGCGTACTACCTCTCCATGGAGTACCTGCCGGGCCGCATGCTCCGCAACAACGTGATCAACCTGGGCCTGGCCGAGGAATTCCAGGTGGCCATGCGCGAGCTGGGATTCTCGGCCGCCGAGATTTTCGAAGTCGAGCCGGACATGGGTCTCGGAAACGGGGGTCTGGGACGGCTGGCCTCGTGCCTGATGGACTCCTGGGCCACGCTTCAGATCCCCGCCACGGGCTACGGCCTGCGCTACGAGTTCGGCATGTTCCGCCAGACCCTGCGGGACGGGCAGCAGGTCGAGGAACCGGACTACTGGCTGCGGCTGGGAAGCCCCTGGGAGCTGGCCCGGCCCGAGCGCACCTGCCCGATCAAGCTCTACGGGAACGTCGTCTGGGGCGCGTTCCCCGACGGCCGCCCCCGGCGCGAGTGGGTCAATACGGCCGAGCTCTGGGCCGTCCCCTACGACGTCCCCATCCCGGGATACGGCAACAACACCGTCAACAACCTCCGGCTCTGGGCCGCGCGCGGGACGGACCTCTTCGACCTGGAGTACTTCAACTCGGGCGACTACATCCGCTCGATCGAACGTAACGCGGCCAGCGAAACGATCACCAAGATCCTCTACCCCAACGACAAGAATTACAGCGGCCAGGAGCTGCGCCTCAAACAGGAATACTTCCTCGTCAGCGCCTCGCTCCAGGACATCGTGCGCCGCTTCCGCCGCTCCCACGCGGACTTCTCCGCGCTCGCCGACAAGGTCGCCGTCCAGATCAACGACACCCACCCCGCCCTCGCCGTGGCCGAGCTCATGCGGATCCTCGTGGACATCGAAGGCATCGAGTGGGAACCCGCCTGGGAGACCACCCGTCGGGTCCTGGCCTATACGAACCACACCCTGATGCCGGAAGCGCTCGAGAAGTGGCCGGTGGAGATGTTCGGCCGCGTCCTGCCCCGCCACCTGGAAATCGTCTACGAGATCAACCACCGGTTTCTCCAGGAGGTCACCCGCCGCTTCCCCGGAAACATCGACCGGATGCGCCGCATGTCCGTCATCGAGGAAGGCCCCCAAAAGTACGTCCGGATGGCCCACCTGGCGGTCGTCGGAAGCCACTCGGTCAACGGCGTCTCCGAACTCCACACGCGGCTCCTGCGCACCCGTCTTTTCGCCGACTTCGCGGAGCTCTATCCCGACCGCTTCAACGCCAAGACCAACGGCATCACCCCCCGCCGATGGCTCCTCTCGTGCAACCCCGCCCTGTCGTCGCTCATCGCCGGAAGAATCGGCACCCGCTGGGTCACCGATCTGGAGGAGCTCCGGGGCCTGACGCCCCTGGCGGACGACCCGGACTTCCGGCGGCAGTGGCGTCAGGTCAAGCGGCAGAACAAGGAGCGCCTCCTCGCCCACATCGCCCGCCTGACCGGCGTCCGGCCTCCCCCGGAAGCGATGATGGACGTCCAGGTCAAGCGCATCCACGAGTACAAGCGCCAGCTCCTGAACATCCTGCGCGGGATCGATCTCTACCGGCGAATGCTGGAGCCCGGCGGGGAGGCCCTCCCCCCGCGCGTTCTCGTTTTCGCCGGCAAGGCCGCCCCCGGCTACG
Encoded here:
- a CDS encoding glycogen/starch/alpha-glucan phosphorylase, which gives rise to MKGEPSPGKLSGVTGRSVSGDYHKGMDAGALALSIANHLKYTLAKDPEAATLYDQYWSTACAIRDRLVDRWLATQRTYARRDTKRAYYLSMEYLPGRMLRNNVINLGLAEEFQVAMRELGFSAAEIFEVEPDMGLGNGGLGRLASCLMDSWATLQIPATGYGLRYEFGMFRQTLRDGQQVEEPDYWLRLGSPWELARPERTCPIKLYGNVVWGAFPDGRPRREWVNTAELWAVPYDVPIPGYGNNTVNNLRLWAARGTDLFDLEYFNSGDYIRSIERNAASETITKILYPNDKNYSGQELRLKQEYFLVSASLQDIVRRFRRSHADFSALADKVAVQINDTHPALAVAELMRILVDIEGIEWEPAWETTRRVLAYTNHTLMPEALEKWPVEMFGRVLPRHLEIVYEINHRFLQEVTRRFPGNIDRMRRMSVIEEGPQKYVRMAHLAVVGSHSVNGVSELHTRLLRTRLFADFAELYPDRFNAKTNGITPRRWLLSCNPALSSLIAGRIGTRWVTDLEELRGLTPLADDPDFRRQWRQVKRQNKERLLAHIARLTGVRPPPEAMMDVQVKRIHEYKRQLLNILRGIDLYRRMLEPGGEALPPRVLVFAGKAAPGYEMAKLIIRLITSVAAVINRDPRLDGRLHVFFLENYGVSLAELVIPAADLSEQISTAGMEASGTGNMKLALNGALTIGTLDGANIEIRDEVGPENIFIFGLTADEAASVRASGYEPMREIENCPRLAAVLRMIADGAFSDGDRDRFRPILESLSRHDPFLVCKDFAAYLAGQERVDQAWRDPERWTRMSILNAAGMGKFSSDRTALAYAREIWNVEPVPIVIE
- a CDS encoding pitrilysin family protein encodes the protein MRALARAALLLAACGPAAGQEIPDHPDRLVFKPLRFEVPDPASMRVELPGGTVGYFIEDFSLPVVDLRVYFPGGSFHEPRGKEGLADLTAGLLRTGGTESRSPEALDEELDFLAADLEIEIADVYGSVSLSILAKDLDRGLEILFDILRRPAFRADKLQVLKAQALDALRARNDSTAAIETRELNLLVYGPEHPINRLETKASIEAITREDVAAFHRQLAHPSRFVVAAAGAFRKDAFAAAFARATRDWPWEAAPLSSVPPPAHAPTPGVYRFHKEGRHITQGRVTAAHLGVDVHHPDVQAIRVMSYILGAGGFSSRLMQRVRTQEGLAYDVGSDFRPGFTYPLPFRISFQSKNESVAVAAKLCLAEVTRLREEGVSEKELADAVRFYLDAFPGLFFATRFRTVTTYAQAELLKFPKDYYATYREKIARLTTEDVRRAAREHLRPERFVWVVVGNVPAIERGDPSRPAALSDLGPVFDVPLPDPLTLERPK